A region from the Bradyrhizobium erythrophlei genome encodes:
- a CDS encoding efflux RND transporter periplasmic adaptor subunit: MSEHEDKAPEAIPAKRQPRTMSRLLSVSAVAVLMAVAAEGIWHRQLQEKAVAAWTDAAAIPVVNIVHPTKGAPEQQVVLPGDIHAWYEAPLYARVNGYLKNWYFDFGAQVKKGQVLADIDTPQIDAELTAAKAKLNAASAAVKVRDAEAQFAKTTYERWRDSPRGVVSVQEQDSKQADYQSGMARLNAAKADMAVAQADVDRLESLQAFKQVVAPFDGTVTARETDIGALINAGSNGTARELFSVADTHKVRIYVKVPQRLAGNIHRGLTAELRLPQYPGKVFMAKATSTSRSVNTSSRTLLVELQADNPAGLLQPGTYVEAQLNLPSDPNTLLIPSSAILFRQHGLEASVVGDGDKVTLKKISLGRNLGVQVEVTGGLVPTDRIVDSPPDSLGSGDVVRIAGGPAPTNPPVGSEMEAEAN, translated from the coding sequence GTGTCGGAACACGAAGACAAAGCGCCAGAAGCTATTCCGGCGAAGCGGCAGCCGCGCACGATGTCACGATTGCTGAGCGTAAGTGCCGTCGCCGTCTTGATGGCGGTTGCCGCTGAGGGAATCTGGCATCGTCAGTTGCAAGAGAAAGCGGTCGCCGCATGGACTGACGCCGCCGCGATTCCCGTTGTCAACATTGTTCATCCCACCAAAGGCGCGCCGGAGCAGCAAGTCGTCCTGCCCGGCGATATCCATGCCTGGTACGAAGCGCCGCTTTACGCGAGGGTCAACGGCTACCTGAAAAATTGGTACTTCGACTTCGGCGCTCAGGTGAAGAAAGGTCAAGTGCTCGCCGATATCGACACGCCGCAAATCGACGCCGAGTTGACCGCCGCCAAGGCCAAGCTCAATGCGGCAAGCGCCGCGGTCAAGGTTCGGGACGCCGAAGCCCAGTTCGCCAAGACGACCTACGAGCGCTGGCGGGACTCGCCGCGCGGCGTGGTATCGGTCCAGGAACAGGACTCCAAACAGGCGGACTATCAGAGTGGCATGGCACGCCTCAACGCGGCCAAAGCCGATATGGCTGTGGCCCAGGCCGATGTTGATCGCCTGGAATCGCTGCAAGCCTTCAAGCAGGTGGTCGCCCCCTTCGATGGCACCGTGACCGCGCGCGAAACCGACATCGGTGCACTCATCAATGCCGGCAGCAACGGCACGGCGCGGGAACTGTTTAGCGTGGCGGACACTCACAAGGTGCGCATCTACGTCAAGGTGCCCCAGCGGCTGGCCGGTAACATTCACCGGGGCCTGACGGCCGAGTTACGGCTGCCGCAATATCCGGGCAAGGTCTTTATGGCAAAGGCAACATCGACCTCACGTTCGGTCAACACGTCATCTCGAACGCTGCTGGTCGAACTTCAGGCAGACAACCCGGCAGGGCTGCTTCAGCCCGGTACCTATGTCGAAGCTCAGTTGAACCTTCCGAGCGATCCCAACACCCTGCTGATTCCGTCAAGCGCGATATTGTTCCGGCAACATGGCCTGGAAGCCTCGGTAGTCGGCGACGGCGATAAGGTCACGCTGAAGAAGATCAGTTTGGGCCGGAATCTCGGAGTCCAGGTTGAAGTGACAGGCGGTCTCGTGCCGACCGACCGGATCGTCGATAGCCCACCTGATTCACTCGGATCTGGCGACGTCGTGCGCATTGCCGGTGGTCCCGCCCCAACCAACCCGCCGGTTGGGTCAGAAATGGAAGCTGAGGCGAACTAG